One stretch of Cohnella algarum DNA includes these proteins:
- a CDS encoding alpha-galactosidase: protein MPIEFEASTRTFHLQSGNISYALRIVKDGYLAHVYWGRKVKAPAFGDPIPSTSRPSFQPNPFPEDETFSLDTLPQEYPGYGTSDFRAPAYQVRLADGTTISEFKYAGHRIMAGKPALEGLPSVYAESEGEAETLEIELADAAAGLRLIASYTAFRDHDAIARSVRIVNESGRPVRVLRLLSANVDFSHARFDGLHLSGTWTRERHIERRGLAPGMLSIESRRGASGHQHNPFLAVVSPDTTEDQGDAYGFNLVYSGNFTAYAEVDQFATTRVAIGLNPFDFEWLLEAGESLQSPEAVLVYSPEGLGGMSRTFHRLYRTRLCRGAFRDKERPILINNWEATYFDFDAEKLMRIVRAAKPLGIELFVLDDGWFGRRNDDKRSLGDWFVNKEKLPGGLEGLAAQVNDQGLQFGLWVEPEMISPDSDLYRAHPDWCLHVPDRRRTTGRNQLVLDFSRREVRDAIYEQLENVFSSAPIAYVKWDMNRNMTEIGSAALPPERQRETAHRYMLGLYELLERITKAFPHILFESCAGGGGRFDPGMLYYMPQTWTSDDTDAIERLKIQFGTSLVYPVSAMGSHVSAVPNHQVHRFTSIEIRGHVAMSGNFGYELDLSKLEEDEKTAIRAQVEEYKEIRGLVQQGDFYRLLSPFEGNETAWQFVSQDKSEAYAVYVRTLAVPNGPLSRLRFKGLDPDKSYSLLGTDRVYGGDELMYAGLPVPNMRGDFRSVTFRLKEARA, encoded by the coding sequence TTGCCGATCGAGTTTGAAGCGTCGACCCGTACCTTTCATTTGCAATCGGGAAATATCAGCTATGCGCTGCGAATCGTAAAAGACGGCTATCTCGCCCACGTTTACTGGGGCCGCAAAGTCAAAGCCCCGGCGTTCGGGGACCCGATTCCGTCGACGTCAAGGCCTTCCTTCCAGCCCAACCCGTTTCCGGAGGATGAAACCTTTTCGCTGGACACGCTGCCTCAGGAGTATCCGGGGTACGGCACGAGCGATTTTCGCGCTCCGGCTTACCAAGTGCGCCTCGCCGACGGCACGACGATCAGCGAGTTCAAATACGCCGGGCACCGGATTATGGCGGGCAAGCCGGCGCTGGAGGGGCTTCCTTCGGTATACGCCGAAAGCGAGGGCGAAGCCGAAACGCTGGAAATCGAGCTCGCGGACGCCGCAGCCGGGCTGCGGCTGATCGCAAGCTACACCGCGTTCCGCGACCACGACGCGATCGCGCGATCCGTTCGCATCGTGAACGAAAGCGGACGGCCGGTACGCGTCCTGCGGCTGCTGAGCGCAAACGTCGATTTCTCGCATGCCCGGTTCGACGGGCTGCATTTGTCGGGAACCTGGACGCGCGAGCGGCATATCGAGCGGCGAGGGCTCGCGCCGGGGATGCTGTCGATCGAGAGCCGCAGGGGCGCAAGCGGCCACCAGCATAACCCGTTTCTGGCCGTCGTTTCTCCGGATACGACCGAGGACCAGGGCGACGCGTACGGCTTCAACCTGGTATACAGCGGCAACTTTACGGCGTATGCCGAGGTCGATCAGTTTGCGACGACCCGGGTTGCGATCGGGCTGAACCCGTTCGACTTCGAATGGCTGCTGGAAGCCGGGGAGTCGCTTCAATCGCCCGAGGCCGTGCTCGTTTATTCGCCCGAAGGCCTGGGCGGCATGTCCCGGACGTTCCACAGGCTGTATCGCACCCGATTGTGCCGCGGCGCTTTCCGGGACAAAGAGCGTCCGATCCTGATCAACAACTGGGAGGCCACGTATTTCGACTTCGATGCCGAAAAGCTGATGCGGATCGTTCGGGCGGCCAAACCATTGGGCATCGAGCTGTTCGTGCTGGACGACGGCTGGTTCGGCCGCCGCAACGACGACAAGCGCTCGCTCGGAGACTGGTTCGTCAACAAGGAGAAGCTGCCGGGCGGGCTCGAGGGGTTGGCCGCTCAGGTCAACGATCAAGGGCTTCAATTCGGCCTGTGGGTCGAGCCGGAGATGATTTCTCCGGACAGCGACTTGTACCGCGCGCACCCGGACTGGTGCCTGCACGTGCCGGATCGGCGGCGGACCACGGGGCGCAACCAGCTGGTGCTCGACTTCTCCCGCCGGGAAGTGCGGGACGCCATCTACGAGCAATTGGAAAACGTGTTTTCGAGCGCGCCGATCGCTTACGTCAAATGGGACATGAACCGCAATATGACGGAAATCGGCTCCGCCGCCCTGCCGCCCGAGCGGCAGCGGGAAACGGCCCACCGGTACATGCTTGGCTTATACGAACTGCTGGAGCGGATCACGAAGGCGTTCCCCCACATCCTGTTCGAAAGCTGCGCCGGGGGAGGCGGACGTTTCGACCCGGGTATGCTGTACTACATGCCGCAAACGTGGACGAGCGACGACACCGACGCGATCGAACGGCTGAAAATCCAATTCGGCACGAGTCTCGTCTATCCGGTCAGCGCGATGGGGAGTCACGTGTCGGCCGTCCCGAATCATCAGGTGCACCGCTTCACGTCGATCGAAATCAGGGGACACGTCGCCATGTCCGGCAATTTCGGCTACGAGTTGGACCTGTCCAAGCTGGAGGAAGACGAGAAAACCGCCATCCGAGCCCAGGTCGAGGAATACAAAGAAATCCGCGGCCTGGTTCAGCAGGGCGATTTTTACCGGTTGCTGAGCCCGTTCGAAGGCAACGAAACCGCCTGGCAGTTCGTATCCCAGGACAAGTCCGAGGCCTACGCCGTATACGTCCGGACGCTCGCGGTGCCGAACGGTCCGCTGAGCCGGCTTCGCTTCAAAGGCCTCGACCCCGACAAAAGCTACTCGCTTCTCGGAACGGATCGCGTTTACGGCGGCGACGAGCTGATGTACGCCGGCCTGCCGGTACCGAATATGCGCGGCGATTTCCGCAGCGTGACGTTCCGGTTGAAAGAGGCGCGGGCTTAA
- the msrB gene encoding peptide-methionine (R)-S-oxide reductase MsrB, with protein MSDTSRQDNAYELATFAGGCFWCMVTPFEELPGIIRVVSGYTGGHVPDPTYEEVCSETTGHAEAVQITFDPELMPYGKLLGLFWRQIDPTDEGGQFHDRGSSYRTAIFYHSEEQRREAERSKKELAASGRFGRPIVTEIVPAQPFYPAEEYHQDYHKKNPLRYRMYRKGSGRDAFIAAHWNTPEDKRRLKERLTDLQYEVTQNNATEPPFRNEFWDNHREGIYVDIVSGEPLFSSTDKYDSGCGWPSFTKPLEPQNVREKEDYSHFMIRTEVRSTDADSHLGHVFPDGPQPTGLRYCINSAALRFVPKEEMEGAGYGKYLKLFDN; from the coding sequence ATGAGCGATACGAGTCGTCAAGATAACGCTTATGAGCTGGCAACGTTCGCGGGAGGCTGCTTCTGGTGCATGGTGACTCCGTTCGAGGAGCTGCCCGGAATCATTCGGGTCGTGTCGGGTTACACGGGAGGCCACGTTCCCGATCCGACGTATGAAGAGGTCTGCTCCGAGACGACCGGCCACGCCGAAGCGGTCCAAATCACGTTCGATCCGGAGCTGATGCCGTACGGGAAGCTGCTCGGCCTGTTCTGGCGCCAAATCGATCCGACCGACGAGGGCGGACAATTTCATGATCGGGGGTCGTCGTACCGCACTGCCATTTTTTATCACAGCGAGGAGCAGCGTCGGGAAGCCGAGCGATCCAAAAAGGAGCTTGCGGCGAGCGGACGCTTCGGCAGGCCGATCGTCACGGAAATCGTGCCTGCGCAGCCGTTTTATCCCGCCGAGGAATACCATCAGGACTACCATAAGAAAAATCCGCTCCGTTACCGGATGTACCGCAAAGGGTCCGGCCGGGACGCTTTTATCGCCGCCCATTGGAATACGCCGGAAGACAAGCGGCGGCTGAAGGAGAGGCTTACCGATCTGCAGTACGAAGTTACGCAAAACAACGCGACGGAGCCTCCTTTCCGCAACGAATTTTGGGATAATCACCGGGAAGGCATTTACGTGGATATCGTGTCGGGAGAACCGCTGTTCAGTTCGACGGACAAATACGACTCCGGCTGCGGCTGGCCGAGCTTCACGAAGCCTTTGGAACCGCAGAACGTCCGGGAAAAAGAAGACTACAGCCATTTCATGATCCGCACGGAGGTGCGCAGTACGGACGCCGACTCCCATTTGGGCCATGTCTTTCCGGACGGTCCCCAACCGACGGGGCTTCGATACTGCATCAACTCGGCCGCGCTGCGCTTCGTTCCGAAGGAAGAAATGGAAGGGGCAGGGTACGGAAAATATTTGAAGCTGTTCGACAACTAA